From one Deinococcus sp. JMULE3 genomic stretch:
- a CDS encoding STAS domain-containing protein, whose amino-acid sequence MPLTYTVNGPELILSGRLDAQNALDLRAALAEHAGQTGDLRVDMADVPFMDSSALAALVSALKDRRREGRSLRLTRASPAVHELMSLTMLGRVFGLEDPR is encoded by the coding sequence ATGCCCCTGACCTACACCGTGAACGGCCCTGAACTGATCCTCTCCGGACGCCTGGACGCCCAGAACGCCCTGGATTTACGCGCCGCGCTCGCGGAGCACGCCGGGCAGACCGGTGACCTGCGCGTGGACATGGCGGACGTGCCGTTCATGGACAGCAGCGCCCTCGCGGCGCTGGTCAGCGCCCTGAAGGACCGGCGCCGCGAGGGCCGGTCGCTGCGCCTGACCCGCGCGAGTCCGGCGGTGCATGAACTGATGTCCCTGACCATGCTGGGCCGGGTCTTCGGTCTGGAGGACCCCAGGTGA
- a CDS encoding response regulator has product MTRHLPANVTLLGHVPSKHVLIVEDAPGMRLLVRHILQQGGHKPLEAESVEAAFEELARGPVDVIVTDLMLPGRSGLDLLRDLRGTPDAPPVIVLTGSGEEVLREQALSLGARSVLFKPFSRYELLDAVFAAGMGG; this is encoded by the coding sequence GTGACGCGGCACCTGCCGGCGAACGTGACCCTGTTAGGGCACGTGCCGTCCAAGCACGTCCTGATCGTGGAGGACGCGCCGGGCATGCGGCTGCTGGTGCGGCACATCCTGCAGCAGGGCGGGCACAAGCCGCTGGAGGCCGAGTCGGTCGAGGCCGCCTTCGAGGAACTCGCGCGCGGCCCGGTGGACGTGATCGTGACCGACCTGATGCTGCCGGGCCGCTCGGGCCTGGACCTGCTGCGTGACCTGCGCGGCACGCCGGACGCGCCGCCGGTGATCGTCCTGACCGGCAGCGGCGAGGAGGTCCTGCGTGAACAGGCCCTGAGCCTGGGGGCGCGCAGCGTGCTGTTCAAACCCTTCAGCCGCTACGAACTCCTTGACGCCGTGTTTGCCGCCGGGATGGGTGGCTGA